A single window of Syntrophotalea acetylenica DNA harbors:
- the mutL gene encoding DNA mismatch repair endonuclease MutL, which produces MSQKIHILPESLCNQIAAGEVVERPASVVKELVENSLDAGADRIQVEVENGGKRLIRVTDNGSGMSREDAFLCLERHATSKLRMEQDLFRLTTLGFRGEALPSIAAVSRLVLRTRLAEAMEGWEILAEAGMIKHSAAAGGAPGTSIEIRNLFFNTPARRKFLRRDETELGHIGETLTRLALSCPEVCLRFVHNGRVLWDVNRQKTLVERVAELLGREAVRSMIHMDQQTPEGLRLHGLISQPGLNRAGLGGVYTFINGRYIRDRVVQHALGDAYRNLLPRGRHPVVVLFLDIEPSQVDVNVHPTKHEVRFREQSAVHDFIVQALRSRLRGPAPPAAVLPVEGVLSRGSAGQGDEPQPAPVLTGFADASRPPAPVATGRTAGTNRERADLPAQDKPRVQEIPPRYTVAAEQRVSPAKDPPRNAAGLFDGPEGQMRVDGPGSEGFFSSLRILGQYHNSYLVCQTGMDLVLVDQHAAHERIGFEQLKQQYLCGRVERQMLLFPKVLEFDFRLSQAVKEHQDTFARLGFCLDHFGGNAYALKEIPQLLRESDIEQLVRDLAEDLAVMGRSRLVEIEMETVLIRMACHGMVRANQKLAQEEMRALLELLDQTPFNSHCPHGRPTCISWSLSDVERLFKRA; this is translated from the coding sequence GTGTCCCAGAAGATTCACATACTGCCAGAATCCCTGTGCAACCAGATTGCCGCCGGAGAGGTCGTTGAAAGGCCGGCTTCGGTGGTCAAGGAATTGGTGGAAAATTCACTTGATGCCGGCGCCGACCGCATCCAGGTGGAAGTGGAAAATGGCGGGAAGCGTCTGATCCGGGTAACGGATAATGGCAGTGGCATGTCGCGCGAAGACGCTTTTTTGTGTCTGGAAAGACATGCGACCAGCAAGCTGCGCATGGAACAGGACCTGTTCCGCTTGACGACGCTCGGTTTCCGTGGCGAAGCGCTGCCTTCCATCGCGGCGGTATCAAGGCTGGTTCTGCGCACCCGGCTTGCCGAGGCCATGGAGGGCTGGGAGATTCTGGCAGAGGCCGGGATGATTAAACACTCGGCCGCCGCAGGCGGGGCTCCGGGAACCAGTATCGAGATTCGCAACCTGTTTTTCAATACGCCGGCACGGCGCAAATTTCTCCGACGCGATGAAACGGAACTGGGACACATCGGCGAAACACTGACCCGGTTGGCCCTTTCCTGCCCGGAGGTGTGTCTGCGTTTCGTGCATAACGGGCGCGTGCTTTGGGACGTCAATCGGCAGAAAACCCTTGTTGAAAGGGTCGCCGAACTACTGGGTAGAGAAGCTGTGCGCAGCATGATCCATATGGATCAACAGACTCCCGAAGGCCTGCGGTTACACGGGCTTATCTCGCAGCCCGGCCTGAACCGGGCGGGGCTCGGCGGCGTCTACACTTTCATCAACGGCCGATATATACGCGACCGGGTGGTTCAGCATGCCCTCGGTGACGCATACCGCAACCTGTTGCCCCGGGGCCGGCATCCGGTGGTCGTGCTGTTTCTTGATATCGAGCCATCGCAGGTTGATGTCAATGTGCATCCGACCAAGCATGAAGTCCGCTTTCGGGAACAGAGCGCGGTGCATGACTTTATCGTGCAGGCACTGCGAAGCCGTCTGCGCGGACCGGCGCCACCCGCAGCAGTGTTGCCTGTCGAGGGCGTCCTGTCCCGCGGGTCTGCTGGTCAAGGGGACGAGCCTCAGCCAGCCCCGGTTCTGACTGGGTTTGCCGATGCCAGCCGGCCTCCCGCACCCGTTGCGACAGGCAGGACCGCCGGGACAAACAGGGAGCGCGCGGACCTTCCCGCCCAGGACAAGCCCCGCGTGCAGGAGATCCCTCCCCGCTACACCGTGGCAGCAGAGCAACGTGTGTCTCCGGCAAAGGATCCTCCCCGTAACGCCGCCGGTTTGTTTGACGGGCCGGAAGGGCAGATGCGCGTAGATGGCCCTGGATCCGAAGGTTTTTTTTCCAGCCTCAGGATCCTCGGGCAGTACCACAACAGTTATCTGGTATGCCAGACCGGCATGGATCTGGTGCTTGTCGATCAGCATGCCGCCCATGAGCGCATCGGCTTCGAGCAACTGAAGCAGCAGTACCTTTGCGGCAGGGTCGAACGGCAAATGCTGCTGTTTCCCAAGGTGCTCGAATTCGATTTTCGTCTCTCCCAGGCCGTCAAGGAGCATCAGGACACTTTTGCCCGTCTCGGTTTCTGTCTCGACCATTTCGGTGGCAACGCCTACGCGCTCAAGGAAATTCCGCAACTGTTGAGAGAGTCCGACATCGAGCAGCTGGTGCGCGATCTGGCCGAGGATCTGGCTGTTATGGGCCGAAGCCGGCTGGTGGAAATCGAAATGGAGACGGTTTTGATCAGAATGGCCTGTCACGGCATGGTCCGGGCGAATCAGAAACTGGCTCAGGAAGAAATGCGGGCATTGTTGGAACTTCTGGATCAAACCCCGTTCAACAGTCACTGTCCTCATGGCCGCCCAACCTGTATAAGCTGGTCCCTGAGTGATGTGGAGCGGCTTTTCAAGAGGGCCTGA
- the miaA gene encoding tRNA (adenosine(37)-N6)-dimethylallyltransferase MiaA, translating to MKTDTQDTRPPVVVVCGPTAAGKTALGVRLADHLPVEIISADSRQVYRRMDVGTAKPSAAERSAVCHHLIDVVDPDESFTAADFVCQGRRALNDILQRGRLPLVVGGTGLYIQALLHGLVDVPGGNSALRESYLQLEEQGGKGTLHARLQNIDPVLAQRLDPHDLVRIVRGLEVHALCGRRLSEVQAEQDGQVSPFRVLTLAVTLPREDLYARIDQRVIQMLDAGLEQEVALLLASGLPEDSRAMQTIGYREMVQYLKGVLPLDEALRLMQRDTRRYAKRQLTWFRKVKSIICLDSSAEFAKVLKLIDSFFYAA from the coding sequence ATGAAGACGGATACACAGGATACCCGTCCGCCGGTTGTCGTTGTGTGCGGACCGACGGCGGCGGGTAAAACGGCTCTGGGCGTGCGACTGGCCGATCATCTGCCGGTGGAAATCATATCCGCCGATTCGCGGCAGGTTTACCGCCGGATGGATGTTGGAACGGCCAAGCCATCCGCTGCCGAACGTTCCGCCGTTTGCCATCATCTGATAGATGTCGTGGATCCGGATGAGAGTTTTACCGCTGCCGATTTCGTTTGTCAGGGACGCCGGGCGCTGAACGATATTCTGCAAAGAGGCCGGCTGCCGTTGGTCGTTGGCGGCACCGGATTGTACATACAGGCTTTGCTGCACGGCCTGGTCGATGTCCCCGGCGGAAATTCCGCCCTGCGGGAGTCCTATCTGCAGTTGGAGGAGCAGGGTGGCAAGGGGACATTGCATGCGCGGCTGCAGAACATCGATCCGGTTCTGGCCCAGCGTCTCGACCCCCATGATCTGGTGCGCATTGTGCGGGGTCTGGAGGTTCACGCACTGTGCGGCCGCCGGCTTTCAGAGGTACAGGCCGAGCAGGACGGTCAGGTATCGCCATTTCGCGTGTTGACACTGGCCGTGACGCTGCCTCGCGAGGATCTGTACGCGCGCATCGACCAGCGGGTTATACAGATGCTGGATGCTGGCCTGGAACAGGAAGTCGCGCTGCTGCTCGCATCGGGGCTGCCGGAGGATTCCAGGGCCATGCAGACTATCGGGTATCGGGAAATGGTTCAGTATCTCAAAGGGGTTTTGCCTCTGGATGAAGCGCTTCGGCTTATGCAACGCGATACGCGACGATACGCCAAGCGCCAGCTGACGTGGTTTCGAAAGGTTAAATCGATAATTTGTCTTGATTCCTCTGCAGAGTTTGCTAAGGTATTGAAGTTAATTGACAGTTTTTTTTATGCTGCATAA
- the hfq gene encoding RNA chaperone Hfq translates to MSKTPFNIQDQYLNQARKERVRVNIIMMSGDKLDGFIKSFDSFCVLIESKGDLLLYKHAISSITSADGSFRLHGGRD, encoded by the coding sequence ATGTCCAAGACGCCGTTTAACATTCAAGATCAGTATCTGAACCAGGCCCGCAAGGAGCGTGTGCGGGTAAACATTATCATGATGTCCGGTGACAAACTGGACGGCTTTATCAAGTCCTTTGACAGTTTTTGTGTGCTGATCGAAAGCAAGGGGGATCTGCTGCTGTACAAGCATGCGATTTCCTCGATTACTTCGGCGGATGGATCGTTCCGATTGCACGGTGGTCGCGATTAA
- a CDS encoding tetratricopeptide repeat protein, with protein MTYDKDWKLIDMQAAAMLDCGKWQEAVRLYRQALAAAGPVADLYAGLGEAYAEGGRIEDAMAAYQEALALDPENADGLFALGDLYFELGQEQQALAWYEKLLSRSDESAEALTRIGLVYAARQDFERALQYMKQARQADPASAFAAAGLGELYVSLGQPDKALPLFEEALRLDPDDPHILLNLADLRYDLGDSGGAEKLYRRALEIEEDIPELHLALGNLMLDQDQTRQALGHYRRFLELEKAPQSGNLRKEVAALAEGLEEELAQTSQKSGKKPRK; from the coding sequence ATGACATACGATAAGGACTGGAAGCTCATCGACATGCAGGCTGCGGCGATGCTCGACTGCGGAAAATGGCAGGAAGCCGTCCGCTTGTACCGGCAAGCCCTTGCTGCCGCCGGACCCGTTGCCGATCTGTATGCCGGACTTGGCGAAGCCTATGCCGAAGGAGGCCGGATCGAAGACGCGATGGCAGCTTACCAGGAGGCGCTTGCACTGGATCCTGAGAATGCAGATGGTCTTTTTGCACTCGGAGACCTGTATTTTGAGCTGGGGCAGGAACAACAGGCGCTTGCGTGGTATGAAAAACTGCTGTCCCGTTCGGATGAATCCGCCGAGGCATTGACGAGGATCGGCTTGGTTTACGCTGCTCGGCAGGACTTTGAGCGGGCACTTCAATATATGAAACAGGCGCGGCAGGCCGATCCGGCCTCTGCCTTTGCCGCAGCCGGATTGGGGGAACTGTACGTTTCTCTCGGGCAACCGGACAAAGCATTGCCTTTGTTCGAGGAAGCTTTGCGTCTAGATCCGGACGATCCGCACATTTTGTTGAACCTGGCGGATCTGCGATACGATCTGGGGGATAGCGGCGGTGCCGAAAAACTGTATCGCCGCGCTCTGGAAATAGAGGAAGACATTCCGGAGCTGCATCTTGCCCTGGGCAACCTGATGCTCGATCAGGATCAAACGCGGCAGGCCCTTGGCCATTATCGCCGTTTTCTTGAGTTGGAAAAAGCCCCGCAGTCCGGGAATCTGCGCAAGGAAGTCGCTGCATTGGCAGAAGGACTGGAGGAGGAACTGGCGCAAACTTCCCAAAAATCCGGCAAAAAACCTCGAAAATAA
- a CDS encoding PxxKW family cysteine-rich protein, which produces MKCETIQPGTECTFWTKNGCIFEGNSCQPIVEECQGCERIVDSSIGQVCSACPSPARKWAQGLCNIATHKKVEIVTANQKINPLKASKKASGGKKK; this is translated from the coding sequence ATGAAATGTGAAACTATCCAACCCGGTACCGAGTGTACCTTCTGGACCAAAAACGGCTGCATCTTCGAAGGCAATTCCTGCCAGCCCATCGTTGAGGAATGTCAGGGTTGCGAACGCATCGTCGACAGCTCCATTGGCCAGGTCTGTTCGGCCTGCCCTTCCCCCGCGCGGAAGTGGGCACAGGGTTTGTGCAACATCGCCACCCATAAAAAAGTGGAAATTGTCACCGCCAACCAGAAGATCAACCCCCTCAAAGCTTCCAAAAAGGCTTCCGGCGGCAAAAAGAAATAA
- a CDS encoding phosphoglucomutase/phosphomannomutase family protein yields MHKIRFGTSGWRGVFCEDFTLDNVRVVTQAIADYLRSRGLQTRGLVVGHDSRFLGEKFARETACVLAGDGIPSCLCNRDTPTPAIAFEIIRRRAAGGINFTASHNPADYNGMKFSPASGGPALPEVTEEIERRANAMLGEICYRAMPIEDAFREGLIEEIDARPAYQQAVAKLADLQAIGRSGMGFAVNPLYGTSRGYLDRMLREAGARVVCINACRDPYFGGFPPEPARNYIGDFIDLVKGDDSITIGLATDGDADRFGILDGDGTFIEPNYFLALLYDYLIQVRGMRGAAARSVATSHFIDAVAAYHGYRVHETPVGFKYIGELIRSGQILLGGEESAGLTIAGHVPEKDGILACLLAAEMVAVTGKSLSMQLQDLYKRVGSFHTRRKDIRLSAAVEETFADKMAILPDSIGGWRVTEVVTVDGWKFMLENEAWILLRKSGTEPVVRLYCEARSEKDLEHLVAAARNFIAA; encoded by the coding sequence ATGCACAAGATAAGGTTCGGTACGTCCGGGTGGCGAGGAGTTTTTTGTGAGGATTTTACCCTCGATAATGTCCGGGTGGTCACCCAGGCCATTGCCGACTATCTGCGTTCCCGGGGGTTGCAGACACGAGGTCTGGTCGTCGGTCACGACAGCCGCTTTCTTGGGGAGAAATTCGCTCGTGAAACGGCGTGCGTGCTGGCAGGCGACGGCATTCCCTCCTGTTTGTGCAACCGCGATACGCCAACGCCCGCCATTGCTTTTGAAATCATACGCCGCCGGGCGGCAGGAGGGATCAACTTTACCGCAAGCCATAACCCCGCGGATTACAACGGCATGAAGTTTTCTCCCGCGTCGGGCGGGCCGGCTCTGCCCGAAGTTACAGAGGAGATCGAGCGTCGCGCCAATGCCATGCTGGGGGAAATCTGTTATCGGGCCATGCCGATCGAGGATGCTTTTCGCGAGGGGCTGATCGAGGAAATCGATGCCCGGCCGGCTTACCAGCAGGCGGTTGCCAAACTGGCGGATCTGCAGGCTATAGGCCGCTCCGGAATGGGGTTTGCCGTCAACCCTCTGTATGGCACATCCCGAGGGTACCTCGACCGGATGCTGCGGGAGGCCGGCGCGCGGGTAGTGTGCATCAATGCCTGTCGCGATCCTTACTTCGGAGGTTTTCCTCCGGAACCGGCGCGTAATTATATCGGGGATTTCATCGATCTGGTCAAGGGCGACGATTCCATCACGATCGGCCTCGCCACCGACGGCGACGCCGACCGCTTCGGCATTCTCGATGGTGACGGCACCTTCATCGAGCCCAATTATTTCCTTGCGCTGCTCTACGATTACCTGATTCAGGTGCGAGGTATGCGGGGCGCGGCGGCAAGATCGGTGGCCACATCGCATTTCATCGACGCTGTCGCCGCCTATCATGGCTACCGGGTTCATGAAACGCCGGTAGGTTTCAAGTATATCGGAGAACTGATCCGTTCCGGGCAGATTCTGTTGGGAGGGGAGGAGAGCGCCGGCCTCACCATCGCCGGCCATGTTCCCGAGAAAGACGGTATTCTTGCCTGCCTGCTCGCCGCCGAGATGGTGGCCGTGACCGGCAAGTCCTTGAGTATGCAACTGCAGGATCTTTACAAGCGCGTCGGCAGTTTTCATACCCGGCGCAAGGACATCCGCCTGTCCGCCGCGGTCGAGGAAACCTTTGCCGACAAAATGGCGATTTTGCCTGATTCCATCGGTGGCTGGCGGGTCACCGAAGTGGTCACCGTTGATGGCTGGAAATTCATGCTGGAAAACGAGGCCTGGATTTTACTGCGCAAATCGGGAACCGAACCGGTCGTGCGCCTCTACTGTGAAGCGCGCAGCGAAAAGGATCTGGAACATCTGGTCGCAGCCGCCCGAAACTTTATAGCGGCATAG
- a CDS encoding EVE domain-containing protein yields MSQTRRYWLLKSEPGCFSISDLQNSPQGISSWDGVRNYQARNLLRDEIRTGDGILFYHSNIPEPAIVGVARVVRSGYPDHTARDPRSEHFDPRSTEASPIWFMVDVQYVAHLPHALSREDLRRHPALSAMEVLKKGSRLSVQPVSAAQWRDVLVLGGRPELLEDL; encoded by the coding sequence ATGTCTCAAACACGTCGTTACTGGTTACTGAAGTCCGAGCCGGGCTGTTTCTCCATCAGTGACCTCCAAAACAGTCCGCAAGGCATTTCTTCCTGGGATGGCGTGCGCAATTATCAGGCCCGCAATCTCCTGCGGGATGAAATCCGGACAGGCGACGGAATTTTATTCTATCACAGCAACATACCGGAACCGGCCATTGTGGGTGTGGCGCGCGTGGTGCGATCCGGCTATCCGGATCATACGGCGAGGGATCCCCGATCGGAGCATTTCGACCCGCGTTCCACCGAAGCGTCACCCATATGGTTCATGGTCGATGTGCAATATGTGGCGCATTTGCCGCACGCCCTGTCTCGCGAGGATCTCAGGCGCCACCCGGCACTCTCCGCCATGGAAGTGCTGAAAAAGGGCAGCCGCCTCTCTGTTCAACCCGTCAGCGCTGCCCAATGGCGCGATGTGCTTGTCCTGGGTGGGCGCCCTGAACTGTTGGAGGATCTATGA
- a CDS encoding AsmA family protein: MKKAIRYAGLVLGGLVALLLVMLAAARFLITSEQVRSAVLPLAEKALDREISLGDIDIRLFSGIVLHDLTIRDQQGDVPFLQAGRAMLRYRFWPLLRFRVVVDEILLEQPSLRVVRFADGRFNFSDLLDRQKSEGDRKQRSNGSFSLLISKIRLSDGQVQFVDYRPDPDSAFTLNLTDFNLRADGISLTRRFPFEAELALNQARLAMEGEADPSAGRVRARLRMQDLSLPDFEPYYVKQRPGRIKALKIDSDLAVEGTLEQLQSAGRIALKGLHLSASKPEGKDIAGLDISLDYDMRLDRAAAVAELARGDLMLGGLPVTLQGRIEQLGKKPFIRGRVAATRLDLAGLSKKLPAALLGKLPALNPSGIAHLRLQLEGALDKPKALLKSGEIRLEGVSASAGGLRPQLSGLLTLSGDGLQGEKMELQLGGDRALLDLKGENLFGKPIHINSAIRADRLRLDALSGNRSKTAPVTKSAGGTVKKPLGPFNLPVEAVGTLHAVQAQWRGLLIEELIARYRLKDNIFTLEQLAGKTAEGSFSDTARIDLSQPGLAYRTHIKTSAIQADPLLSVLAPRMAGTVFGAMSLDATLQGRGTRLADLKQHLAGQTDLKIVNGKITGAGLVSGLAGFLDLEQLRVLRFSQVAGHLVIKNGRIQVDGDLAGEQARLAPAGSVGMDGSLDVSLPVRLAPELAAHLAGKDKFSRFLTDSRGWGSCPSD; this comes from the coding sequence ATGAAGAAAGCAATACGTTATGCCGGCCTGGTTCTCGGGGGACTTGTGGCGCTGCTGCTTGTCATGCTGGCGGCGGCCAGGTTTCTGATTACTTCGGAACAGGTGCGAAGCGCCGTACTGCCTTTGGCCGAAAAGGCCCTGGACAGGGAAATCTCCCTCGGCGATATCGACATCCGTCTTTTTTCCGGCATCGTGCTGCATGATCTTACGATTCGCGATCAGCAGGGAGATGTTCCTTTCCTGCAGGCCGGCAGGGCGATGTTGCGCTACCGCTTCTGGCCTCTGCTCCGGTTCAGGGTGGTGGTGGACGAAATTCTTCTCGAACAGCCTTCGCTGAGGGTGGTACGGTTCGCGGACGGGCGGTTCAATTTCAGCGACCTGCTGGACAGGCAAAAGTCGGAAGGGGATCGCAAACAACGTTCCAACGGATCTTTCAGCCTGCTGATTTCCAAAATCCGGTTGTCCGACGGGCAGGTGCAATTCGTCGATTATCGTCCCGACCCTGACAGCGCCTTCACCCTGAATTTAACCGATTTCAACCTCCGTGCCGACGGAATCTCCCTGACCCGTCGGTTCCCCTTTGAAGCTGAACTTGCCCTCAACCAGGCACGATTGGCAATGGAAGGTGAGGCTGATCCCAGCGCCGGGCGGGTGCGAGCCAGGCTTCGGATGCAGGACCTGAGTCTCCCGGATTTTGAACCCTATTATGTAAAGCAGCGACCCGGGCGGATCAAGGCCTTGAAAATTGACAGCGATCTGGCGGTGGAGGGTACCCTTGAACAGCTGCAAAGCGCCGGACGGATTGCGCTGAAGGGATTGCATCTGAGCGCTTCGAAACCCGAGGGCAAAGACATTGCCGGTCTCGACATCAGCCTGGATTATGATATGCGGCTGGACCGGGCAGCCGCCGTGGCGGAGCTGGCACGAGGCGACCTGATGCTGGGAGGCCTGCCGGTTACCCTGCAGGGTCGTATCGAGCAGCTTGGAAAAAAACCTTTTATCAGGGGTCGTGTTGCGGCTACCAGGCTCGATCTGGCCGGTCTCTCCAAAAAGCTGCCAGCAGCTTTGCTGGGAAAACTTCCGGCATTGAACCCCTCAGGCATCGCTCACCTGCGCCTGCAACTGGAGGGTGCTCTTGACAAGCCCAAAGCCCTGCTTAAATCGGGTGAGATCCGCCTGGAAGGCGTCAGCGCCAGCGCAGGGGGGCTGCGTCCCCAGCTCAGCGGTCTCCTCACTCTGTCCGGTGACGGGCTGCAGGGTGAAAAAATGGAACTGCAACTGGGCGGCGATCGCGCATTGCTGGATCTGAAAGGGGAAAACCTGTTTGGAAAGCCGATACACATCAATTCGGCGATCAGAGCCGATCGGCTGCGGCTCGACGCCTTGTCGGGCAACAGGTCAAAAACTGCCCCGGTCACGAAATCCGCAGGCGGAACCGTGAAAAAACCTTTAGGACCTTTCAACCTTCCCGTCGAGGCAGTCGGTACCCTGCACGCTGTGCAGGCGCAATGGCGCGGCTTGCTGATCGAGGAGCTTATTGCCCGCTATCGTCTCAAGGATAACATCTTCACGCTGGAGCAACTTGCCGGAAAGACGGCGGAAGGGAGTTTCTCCGATACCGCCCGCATCGACCTGAGCCAACCGGGGTTGGCTTACCGGACGCACATCAAAACCAGCGCCATTCAGGCCGATCCCCTGCTATCCGTGCTGGCCCCCAGAATGGCCGGGACGGTCTTCGGAGCCATGAGTCTGGATGCCACCTTGCAGGGACGGGGAACGAGGCTGGCGGATCTCAAACAACATCTTGCCGGGCAGACGGATCTGAAGATTGTCAACGGCAAAATTACCGGTGCCGGTCTGGTGTCCGGATTGGCCGGGTTTCTCGATCTGGAGCAGTTGCGGGTATTGCGCTTTTCACAGGTTGCGGGGCATTTGGTGATAAAAAACGGCCGCATTCAGGTCGACGGCGATCTTGCGGGCGAGCAGGCAAGGCTTGCGCCAGCCGGCTCCGTTGGCATGGACGGGTCCCTCGATGTCAGTCTGCCGGTGCGGTTGGCTCCCGAACTGGCGGCGCATCTGGCCGGAAAAGATAAATTCAGCCGATTTCTCACCGATTCCCGGGGGTGGGGGTCTTGCCCGTCAGACTGA
- a CDS encoding ferritin-like domain-containing protein, protein MNVFDFAMQMEVDAEAFYRKLAGKSPVAGIKKIFTNLAEEERRHYRIFHDLKASGSFFDVQASSVLDEARNVFAGLLREPVDVSVMQDNLESYRYAMKLEADGVGFYEDAARRENDARVRDLLLRIAEEERKHFNVVENIYRYVNAPNEYLAWAEFSNLEEFHAFGRDVDL, encoded by the coding sequence ATGAATGTGTTTGATTTCGCCATGCAGATGGAAGTCGATGCAGAAGCATTTTATCGGAAACTGGCGGGCAAAAGTCCCGTTGCCGGGATAAAGAAAATTTTTACCAATCTGGCGGAAGAAGAGCGAAGGCACTACCGGATTTTTCACGATCTGAAAGCGTCCGGCAGTTTTTTCGACGTTCAGGCCTCTTCGGTGCTGGATGAAGCCAGAAATGTTTTTGCCGGCCTGTTGCGTGAACCCGTCGATGTGTCCGTGATGCAGGACAATCTTGAAAGCTATCGCTACGCCATGAAACTCGAGGCGGATGGTGTCGGGTTTTACGAAGATGCCGCCCGGCGGGAGAACGATGCACGGGTGAGGGATCTGCTGCTGCGCATCGCCGAGGAGGAACGCAAGCATTTCAACGTCGTTGAAAACATCTATCGCTACGTCAACGCGCCCAATGAATATCTGGCCTGGGCGGAATTCAGCAATCTGGAGGAATTTCACGCATTCGGAAGAGATGTTGACCTTTGA
- a CDS encoding Rossmann-like and DUF2520 domain-containing protein, whose amino-acid sequence MPPITLNIIGCGRLGKTLARLWHTHGLIKIQGIVNRGLPSALRATDFIGAGRPCRLQELPPADLTMIATGDAVIGDCAVQLAEAGILRPGDIVFHCSGALDADILSVVRQNHALLASCHPVKSFADPAHAVASFAGTYCGIEGDPQATERLASLFETIGGVPLPLRPGCKPLYHASMVMAANYLVTLMACSLSCLEQSGLPSATARKVMEPLVRSTLDNIFALGPADALTGPIARRDVQTVEHHLRALRNWQPDQEVLYRLLGEFTLDLARSRTCAPPLQEMAMEHLLKTGNRLP is encoded by the coding sequence ATGCCGCCGATTACCCTCAACATCATCGGCTGCGGACGGCTCGGCAAAACCCTGGCCCGACTCTGGCACACCCATGGACTGATAAAAATCCAGGGTATCGTCAACCGCGGCTTACCCAGTGCGCTGCGTGCAACCGACTTTATCGGTGCCGGACGCCCCTGCCGTCTGCAGGAACTGCCACCGGCCGACCTGACCATGATTGCAACGGGCGACGCCGTCATCGGCGACTGTGCCGTACAGCTTGCCGAAGCGGGCATCCTGCGTCCCGGCGATATCGTCTTTCATTGCAGTGGAGCCCTTGATGCGGACATTCTGTCCGTGGTGCGGCAAAACCACGCCCTGCTTGCCAGTTGCCATCCTGTCAAAAGCTTTGCCGATCCGGCGCATGCCGTCGCCAGCTTTGCAGGCACCTATTGCGGCATCGAGGGCGACCCCCAGGCTACCGAACGTCTGGCATCGCTGTTCGAAACGATTGGCGGCGTACCGCTGCCGCTGCGCCCGGGATGCAAGCCCTTGTATCATGCCTCCATGGTCATGGCCGCGAATTACCTCGTCACCTTGATGGCCTGCAGCCTGAGTTGCCTGGAACAATCCGGTCTGCCGTCGGCAACCGCACGCAAAGTGATGGAACCTCTAGTGCGCAGCACACTGGACAACATCTTTGCCCTCGGTCCTGCCGATGCCCTGACCGGGCCTATCGCACGGCGGGACGTTCAAACCGTCGAGCACCACCTCAGGGCCCTGCGCAACTGGCAACCTGACCAGGAGGTGCTCTATCGGCTGCTGGGTGAATTCACCCTGGATCTTGCCCGGAGCCGAACCTGCGCTCCCCCCTTGCAGGAAATGGCCATGGAACATCTGCTGAAAACCGGCAACCGCCTACCATAA